The following coding sequences lie in one Deltaproteobacteria bacterium genomic window:
- a CDS encoding HAMP domain-containing histidine kinase has translation MADRIESRATLPWLVRLRWLAIAGQLAAIVLYHRELDMALPWRAVVPLLGFTALTNLALALWLRRHPAPREPDRLMVAALTLDTATLTVLLATTGGAANPFTIFYIAHIVLAAVVLTTRSTVWITVLSALCFGALFLLPADEHAHHHHDGMMMPDPMLGAHLRGMWIAFAIAATVIAFFVRKISLTIAEQHEQIARLRERDASRARLASLAALAAGAAHELGTPLGTIAVAAREMELECTRHGVDDGALADVRLIIEEVQRCRSILGGMSAHAGEEDLRLRRVPARELLEGVRARFDERHAAAIRIRVPAGEPAVVCPPEATVRTLASLVKNAFDAGADDAVDLEALPQPEATCIVVRDRGHGMSEAVLARAGEPFFTTKEPGAGMGLGLFIARSLVESLGGKLELQPREGGGTEVRVTLPHGGAIAGAASSDALRPLLDGDEPALQGSRA, from the coding sequence ATGGCCGACCGCATCGAGTCGCGCGCGACCCTGCCGTGGTTGGTGCGCCTGCGTTGGCTCGCGATCGCGGGTCAGCTGGCCGCGATCGTCCTCTACCACCGCGAGCTCGACATGGCCCTGCCGTGGCGCGCGGTGGTGCCCTTGCTCGGCTTCACCGCGCTGACCAACCTCGCATTGGCGCTGTGGCTGCGCCGCCACCCCGCACCGCGCGAGCCCGATCGCTTGATGGTCGCGGCGCTCACCCTCGACACCGCCACGCTGACGGTGTTGCTGGCGACCACCGGCGGTGCCGCCAACCCCTTCACGATCTTCTACATCGCGCACATCGTGCTCGCGGCGGTGGTGTTGACCACGCGCTCGACGGTGTGGATCACCGTGTTGTCGGCGCTGTGCTTCGGCGCGCTGTTCCTGCTGCCCGCCGACGAACACGCGCACCACCACCACGACGGCATGATGATGCCCGATCCGATGCTGGGGGCGCATCTGCGGGGCATGTGGATCGCGTTCGCCATCGCTGCGACGGTGATCGCGTTCTTCGTCCGCAAGATCTCGCTCACCATCGCCGAGCAGCACGAGCAGATCGCACGCCTGCGCGAGCGCGACGCCTCACGCGCGCGGCTGGCCTCACTCGCCGCGCTTGCGGCCGGCGCCGCGCACGAGCTCGGCACGCCGCTGGGCACCATCGCGGTCGCGGCACGCGAGATGGAGCTCGAGTGCACGCGACACGGTGTCGACGACGGTGCGCTCGCCGACGTGCGGCTCATCATCGAGGAGGTCCAGCGCTGTCGCTCGATCCTCGGCGGCATGTCGGCCCACGCCGGCGAGGAGGATCTGCGGCTGCGCCGGGTGCCGGCGCGCGAGCTGCTCGAGGGCGTGCGCGCGCGCTTCGACGAGCGCCATGCCGCCGCGATCCGCATCCGCGTGCCGGCCGGCGAGCCCGCGGTCGTGTGTCCGCCCGAGGCGACGGTACGCACGCTGGCATCGCTGGTGAAGAACGCCTTCGATGCCGGTGCCGACGATGCCGTCGATCTCGAGGCGCTGCCGCAGCCCGAGGCGACCTGCATCGTGGTGCGCGACCGTGGCCACGGCATGAGCGAGGCCGTGCTCGCACGGGCGGGCGAGCCCTTCTTCACCACCAAGGAGCCCGGCGCCGGCATGGGCCTGGGGCTGTTCATCGCGCGCAGTCTGGTCGAGTCGCTGGGCGGCAAGCTCGAGCTGCAGCCCCGCGAGGGCGGCGGCACCGAGGTGCGGGTGACACTTCCGCACGGCGGCGCGATCGCGGGTGCCGCCAGCTCCGACGCCCTGCGACCGCTGCTCGACGGCGACGAGCCGGCGCTGCAAGGGAGCCGAGCATGA
- a CDS encoding response regulator — protein sequence MTDDADANSDAASTPILLVDDDERFRERLARALSQRGVEVWTAADRDEAIAIAQSHTIERAIVDLRMPGAHGLKVLRELLELHPAALVVMLTGYFSIATTVEAIRLGARDYLVKPCDADRILSAFDREPGEGVQTDEQALQLETPSLARVEWEHIERVLRECGGNVSKAARVLGIHRRTLQYKLSKFPQAR from the coding sequence ATGACCGACGATGCCGACGCGAACTCGGACGCTGCGTCGACGCCCATCCTCCTCGTCGACGACGACGAGCGCTTCCGTGAGCGACTGGCACGGGCGCTCAGTCAGCGCGGCGTCGAGGTGTGGACGGCGGCCGACCGCGACGAGGCGATCGCGATCGCCCAGTCGCACACCATCGAGCGCGCGATCGTAGATCTGCGGATGCCCGGTGCCCACGGCCTCAAGGTGCTGCGGGAGCTGCTCGAGCTGCACCCGGCCGCGCTGGTGGTGATGCTCACCGGCTACTTCTCGATCGCCACCACGGTCGAGGCCATCCGGCTCGGCGCCCGCGACTACCTGGTCAAGCCCTGCGATGCCGACCGCATCCTCTCGGCGTTCGACCGCGAGCCCGGTGAGGGCGTGCAGACCGACGAGCAGGCGCTGCAGCTCGAGACGCCCTCGCTGGCGCGGGTCGAGTGGGAGCACATCGAGCGGGTGCTGCGGGAGTGCGGCGGCAACGTCTCGAAGGCCGCGCGGGTGCTCGGCATCCACCGCCGCACGCTGCAGTACAAGCTCTCGAAGTTCCCGCAGGCGCGCTAG
- a CDS encoding serine/threonine protein kinase — translation MADEPSPVDLADATLAACSVAPSDAAASRAIVDGAEQAFEQRYRVDRLLGRGGMGEVRLCEDVEMGRSIALKTLRPDGGSAARFLREARMQGRLEHPAVVPVYDVGYSHGLPWFTMKRVNGITLAEVIAGLAAGDEATARSFGLRRLLSDFVQVCQAVAYAHDHGVIHRDLKPANVMLGEYGEVYVLDWGVAKAKGATTEIPDGPAAPRDGETAAGALLGTLGYMPPEQVDGGGAAVDHRADIYALGAMLFELLVLQPLHPRAPAMELIAGTLAGADARASVRAPARDVPPELEAICVRATATAPAERFADVRSLRDAVERYLDGDRDQQARRALAREHAAAARALEARSDDDHAARAQAVREAGRALALDPSNHEAFEALGNLLRRPPKQVPPEVERRLALDQQRESRQQAGVGAVAGAAWLAFLVTPLFMGVRDWSSYLAIVGLMLVIVGLSLRRVRRDHAGSADVLVIALLQAVVLGLATRLFGPFMLVPGLVVATTAMFAFTEFRFVPLLIVMGCASVFVPWLLEALGVISPTYAFDGDAMVIHARMATFSPTVTEVTLVIANVGVVAMAGLAIAHARNALNRVRRQLAVQAWQLEQVVPVEAVADAALGSSAAAPAVRAAAPSVTAPTGPEPPATAT, via the coding sequence ATGGCGGACGAGCCCTCGCCGGTCGACCTCGCGGACGCGACCCTCGCGGCGTGCAGCGTCGCGCCGTCGGACGCGGCCGCGTCGCGGGCAATCGTCGACGGCGCCGAGCAGGCCTTCGAGCAGCGCTACCGCGTCGATCGGCTGCTCGGCCGCGGCGGCATGGGCGAGGTGCGGCTGTGCGAGGACGTCGAGATGGGCCGATCGATCGCGCTCAAGACCCTGCGCCCCGACGGCGGCAGCGCGGCGCGGTTCCTGCGAGAGGCGCGGATGCAGGGGCGGCTCGAGCACCCCGCGGTGGTGCCGGTCTACGACGTCGGCTACAGCCACGGACTGCCATGGTTCACGATGAAGCGGGTCAACGGCATCACGCTCGCCGAGGTGATCGCCGGGCTCGCCGCCGGCGACGAGGCGACCGCGCGTAGCTTCGGCCTGCGTCGCCTGCTGTCCGACTTCGTGCAGGTGTGCCAGGCGGTCGCGTATGCCCACGACCACGGCGTGATCCATCGCGACCTCAAGCCCGCCAACGTCATGCTCGGCGAGTATGGTGAGGTCTACGTGCTCGACTGGGGCGTGGCCAAGGCCAAGGGCGCCACCACCGAGATCCCCGATGGCCCCGCAGCCCCGCGTGATGGTGAGACCGCCGCGGGGGCGCTGCTCGGCACGCTCGGCTACATGCCGCCCGAGCAGGTCGATGGCGGCGGCGCTGCGGTCGATCACCGCGCCGACATCTACGCGCTGGGGGCGATGCTGTTCGAGCTGCTCGTGCTACAGCCGCTGCACCCGCGCGCGCCGGCGATGGAGCTCATCGCGGGCACCCTCGCCGGCGCCGACGCGCGCGCCAGCGTGCGCGCGCCGGCGCGCGACGTGCCGCCGGAGCTCGAGGCCATCTGCGTGCGTGCGACCGCGACCGCGCCCGCCGAGCGCTTCGCCGACGTGCGATCGCTGCGCGACGCGGTCGAGCGCTACCTCGATGGCGATCGCGATCAGCAGGCCCGCCGCGCGCTCGCCCGCGAGCACGCCGCGGCTGCGCGCGCGCTCGAGGCCCGCAGCGACGACGACCACGCCGCGCGGGCCCAGGCCGTGCGCGAGGCCGGCCGCGCGCTGGCGCTGGACCCGTCGAACCACGAGGCCTTCGAGGCGCTCGGCAACCTGCTGCGACGGCCGCCCAAGCAGGTGCCGCCCGAGGTCGAGCGCCGGCTCGCGCTCGATCAGCAGCGTGAGAGTCGGCAGCAGGCCGGCGTCGGCGCGGTCGCGGGCGCGGCATGGCTGGCGTTCCTGGTGACGCCGCTGTTCATGGGCGTGCGCGACTGGAGCAGCTACCTGGCGATCGTCGGGCTGATGCTGGTGATCGTCGGGCTCTCGCTGCGACGGGTGCGGCGCGACCATGCCGGCAGCGCCGACGTGCTGGTCATCGCGCTGCTGCAGGCGGTCGTGCTCGGCCTCGCGACGCGGCTGTTCGGTCCGTTCATGCTGGTGCCCGGCCTGGTGGTGGCGACCACCGCGATGTTCGCGTTCACCGAGTTCCGCTTCGTGCCGCTGCTCATCGTCATGGGCTGCGCGAGCGTGTTCGTGCCGTGGCTGCTCGAGGCGCTCGGCGTGATCTCGCCGACCTACGCCTTCGACGGCGATGCGATGGTCATCCACGCCCGCATGGCGACGTTCTCGCCCACGGTCACCGAGGTCACGCTCGTGATTGCGAACGTCGGCGTGGTCGCGATGGCGGGCCTGGCGATCGCGCACGCCCGCAACGCACTCAATCGCGTGCGGCGACAGCTCGCGGTGCAGGCGTGGCAGCTCGAGCAGGTCGTGCCGGTGGAGGCGGTCGCCGACGCGGCGCTGGGATCGTCGGCGGCCGCGCCTGCCGTGCGCGCGGCAGCCCCGTCGGTCACGGCGCCGACCGGCCCCGAGCCGCCTGCGACCGCCACCTGA
- a CDS encoding tetratricopeptide repeat protein, protein MLFDEVIARQKAALEAYFVDPTRHTLVLRVEPDLEFVAARFVALLGAHEHADEATTEAPVVFGASAPFTDVAGYYREVAAQIHESVAELAKVYLEEDPDLVLPEAPLLPGGGEACIEAHFAAYLETITRGLGNWHATTVFVLRFETDEPRLAHAAAVSLAKLGGYLVMPEVKLVVFDDRGKPRLPALRSVCTRYTADAIQPGRTDLAGRLERFVRSDDKRVLGLHCRGHHPDELRRQLSQLRGRGVATRLHWVEAPFEGRTNFCDLIYRCIATGAQTPPPWVRGPSGGVQTRAWAPLPEGLPESVHDLRALERPEQSMVELVERVAARQGGGPQCIVVRPTSVHDRALWRTFVAGLVGACARIETKFIVLDVDGVAPFDDAPPVEQAWAEQTFSLETERTGELLAAVLARPDLAPDVRIGHMLMLANFEVGQGQHLQAAERAASAVELAEAHAVDSARSSSWWTLGYALQRAGNTGASRNAFTESCDAALQAANPTDAANALMGIGHTYYLEKQWSAAIATYEAAREQWLDAGQVFGECQALIWSAEAYRKVGLRDDAERRFAQVEAKYRAMKAPFEAMARGGLADLYERMAANHNDAGHRAKAHAYSHLACQHGSCGPVPDRPL, encoded by the coding sequence ATGCTCTTCGATGAGGTCATCGCGCGCCAGAAGGCCGCGCTCGAGGCGTATTTTGTCGATCCCACGCGCCACACGCTGGTGCTGCGGGTCGAGCCGGATCTCGAGTTCGTCGCGGCGCGCTTCGTCGCGCTGCTCGGCGCCCACGAGCACGCCGACGAGGCGACCACCGAGGCGCCGGTGGTGTTCGGCGCGTCGGCGCCGTTCACCGATGTCGCTGGCTACTACCGCGAGGTCGCGGCGCAGATCCACGAGAGCGTCGCAGAGCTCGCGAAGGTCTACCTCGAGGAGGACCCCGATCTCGTGCTGCCGGAGGCGCCGCTGCTGCCCGGCGGCGGCGAGGCATGCATCGAGGCCCACTTCGCCGCGTACCTCGAGACGATCACGCGGGGGCTCGGCAACTGGCACGCGACCACGGTGTTCGTGCTGCGCTTCGAGACCGACGAGCCGCGGCTCGCCCACGCCGCCGCGGTGTCGCTCGCGAAGCTCGGCGGCTACCTCGTGATGCCGGAGGTGAAGCTGGTGGTGTTCGACGATCGCGGCAAGCCGCGGCTGCCGGCGCTGCGATCGGTGTGCACGCGCTACACCGCCGACGCGATCCAGCCCGGTCGGACCGACCTCGCCGGTCGGCTCGAACGCTTCGTGCGCAGCGACGACAAGCGCGTGCTCGGCCTGCACTGTCGCGGGCACCACCCCGACGAGCTCCGTCGCCAGCTGTCGCAGCTGCGCGGCCGCGGCGTGGCCACGCGCCTGCACTGGGTCGAGGCGCCGTTCGAAGGCCGCACCAACTTCTGCGATCTCATCTATCGCTGCATCGCGACCGGGGCCCAGACCCCGCCGCCGTGGGTTCGCGGTCCGTCGGGTGGGGTGCAGACGCGGGCGTGGGCGCCGCTGCCCGAGGGCCTGCCCGAGAGCGTCCACGATCTGCGCGCGCTCGAGCGCCCCGAGCAGAGCATGGTCGAGCTCGTCGAGCGCGTCGCCGCGCGGCAAGGCGGTGGGCCGCAGTGCATCGTCGTGCGACCGACGTCGGTGCACGACCGCGCGCTGTGGCGCACGTTCGTCGCGGGCCTGGTCGGCGCGTGCGCCCGCATCGAGACCAAGTTCATCGTGCTCGACGTCGATGGCGTGGCGCCGTTCGACGACGCGCCGCCGGTCGAGCAGGCGTGGGCCGAGCAGACCTTCTCGCTCGAGACCGAGCGCACCGGTGAGCTGCTCGCGGCCGTGCTCGCGCGGCCCGACCTCGCGCCGGATGTGCGCATCGGCCACATGCTGATGCTGGCCAACTTCGAGGTCGGCCAGGGCCAACACCTGCAGGCGGCCGAGCGCGCCGCGTCGGCGGTCGAGCTCGCCGAGGCACACGCCGTGGACTCGGCCCGCAGCAGTTCGTGGTGGACGTTGGGCTACGCGCTGCAACGTGCGGGCAACACGGGCGCGAGCCGCAACGCGTTCACCGAGTCGTGCGACGCGGCGCTGCAGGCCGCGAATCCCACCGACGCCGCGAATGCGTTGATGGGCATCGGCCACACCTACTACCTCGAGAAGCAGTGGTCGGCTGCGATCGCGACCTACGAGGCGGCGCGCGAGCAGTGGCTCGACGCCGGCCAGGTGTTCGGCGAGTGCCAGGCGCTCATCTGGAGCGCCGAGGCGTATCGCAAGGTCGGCCTGCGCGACGACGCCGAGCGGCGCTTCGCCCAGGTCGAGGCGAAGTACCGCGCGATGAAGGCCCCGTTCGAAGCGATGGCGCGCGGTGGGCTCGCCGATCTGTACGAGCGCATGGCCGCCAACCACAACGACGCCGGCCACCGGGCCAAGGCGCACGCGTACTCGCACCTCGCGTGTCAGCACGGCAGCTGCGGGCCCGTGCCGGATCGACCGCTGTAG
- a CDS encoding right-handed parallel beta-helix repeat-containing protein: MPAPSAPFLVGCVVLGLACSSDPGAVATESGATTTSAEPSTSATTGLDPGSTAVDADTTATGGATTSGADGSTGGDTGGSDGLQWLDPLGYAKPPLVDIAEPDEATTANKYYVDLAAGAGDECSEAAPCLAFADLVGKPGTTGGPAYVYVRGRGQLWLYEETFFGSPGQEIVIKPWGGDTATFTGNSNTSSTGVHNLIIDGGLAFGIEFENEQCGDVYAFTVASDNTTVYRTRAHSTCPTGSLLFAVGPFWQPSNVRFVNNEGYGCDAADGFQCSFVYAGPGDGGGYDGLLIQNNIIRNMGGEGIEINPRVTSSGLEIAGNAIHDVGKATCAGDWGCRPGITVAVQSGDGNDGTRIVDNLVWDTGSSCIWDRGGGDPAPIYAHNTCFDYAKVGSDPWPFGISSYQDGGTATLANNIIFAPNGTAAFDGSAFTMEGNICDDGSCAMPYSAQVFASIEPDALEFLQLAAGGPAVDAAQDVGVAIDYLGHPRPQGDGFDIGAFEAR, translated from the coding sequence ATGCCCGCTCCGTCTGCGCCGTTCCTCGTCGGATGTGTCGTACTCGGCCTCGCGTGCAGCAGCGACCCCGGAGCGGTCGCGACCGAGTCCGGCGCCACCACGACGTCCGCCGAGCCCAGCACATCGGCCACCACGGGCCTCGATCCGGGATCGACCGCAGTCGACGCCGACACCACGGCGACCGGCGGTGCCACCACGTCGGGCGCCGACGGCAGCACGGGCGGTGACACCGGCGGCAGCGATGGCTTGCAGTGGCTCGACCCGCTCGGCTACGCCAAGCCACCGCTCGTCGACATCGCCGAGCCCGACGAGGCGACCACGGCGAACAAGTACTACGTCGATCTCGCCGCAGGTGCCGGCGACGAGTGCTCCGAGGCCGCGCCGTGTCTCGCGTTCGCCGACCTGGTCGGCAAGCCCGGCACCACCGGAGGTCCGGCCTACGTCTACGTGCGCGGTCGCGGCCAGCTGTGGCTGTACGAAGAGACTTTCTTCGGCAGCCCCGGCCAGGAGATCGTGATCAAGCCCTGGGGCGGCGACACGGCGACGTTCACGGGCAACTCCAACACGTCCTCGACGGGCGTGCACAACCTGATCATCGACGGGGGTCTGGCCTTCGGGATCGAGTTCGAGAATGAGCAGTGTGGCGATGTGTATGCATTCACCGTTGCGAGCGACAACACCACGGTGTATCGCACGCGCGCCCATTCGACCTGCCCCACCGGGAGCCTGTTGTTCGCGGTCGGTCCGTTCTGGCAGCCCAGCAACGTCCGCTTCGTCAACAACGAGGGCTACGGCTGCGACGCGGCGGATGGATTCCAGTGCTCGTTCGTCTACGCCGGGCCCGGCGACGGTGGGGGCTACGACGGCCTGCTGATCCAGAACAACATCATCCGCAACATGGGTGGTGAAGGCATCGAGATCAACCCGCGCGTGACGTCGAGCGGCCTCGAGATCGCGGGCAACGCGATCCACGACGTGGGCAAGGCGACCTGTGCCGGCGATTGGGGCTGTCGGCCGGGCATCACGGTGGCGGTGCAGAGTGGCGATGGCAACGATGGCACGCGCATCGTCGACAACCTCGTGTGGGACACGGGTTCGTCGTGCATCTGGGACCGCGGCGGCGGCGATCCGGCGCCCATCTACGCGCACAACACGTGCTTCGACTACGCCAAGGTCGGCAGCGACCCGTGGCCGTTCGGCATCTCGAGCTATCAGGACGGCGGCACGGCGACGCTGGCGAACAACATCATCTTCGCGCCCAACGGCACCGCGGCGTTCGATGGCTCCGCGTTCACGATGGAGGGCAACATCTGCGACGACGGTAGCTGCGCGATGCCGTACTCGGCGCAGGTGTTTGCGTCGATCGAGCCGGACGCCCTCGAGTTCCTCCAGCTCGCGGCCGGCGGGCCGGCCGTCGACGCGGCGCAGGACGTCGGCGTCGCCATCGACTACCTCGGTCACCCGCGGCCGCAGGGCGACGGCTTCGACATCGGGGCATTCGAAGCCCGGTAG
- a CDS encoding DUF1269 domain-containing protein encodes MTNADPRKLLVLAFDSSIRAQEAFLAVQRMTAQGQLLVQDAVFIQKRADGKVKVTETLDISPGDAAVSGSLWGALIGTIVAGPVGFIAGGAVSAGVGALVAKFTDIGVPDGTVEAIGKALEPSTTALALLVSHIDDDALATELRRFAGATLVQTDLSPEMVERLRAALHGAP; translated from the coding sequence ATGACCAACGCTGATCCCCGCAAGCTCCTCGTGCTCGCCTTCGACTCCTCCATCCGCGCCCAGGAGGCGTTCCTCGCCGTGCAGCGCATGACTGCCCAGGGGCAGCTGCTCGTGCAGGACGCGGTGTTCATCCAGAAGCGTGCCGACGGCAAGGTGAAGGTCACCGAGACGCTCGACATCAGCCCCGGGGACGCGGCGGTGAGCGGCTCGCTGTGGGGCGCACTCATCGGCACGATCGTCGCGGGGCCCGTGGGGTTCATCGCCGGCGGTGCGGTCTCGGCGGGCGTCGGCGCGTTGGTGGCGAAGTTCACCGACATCGGCGTGCCCGATGGCACCGTCGAGGCGATCGGCAAGGCCCTCGAGCCCAGCACGACCGCACTCGCGCTGCTCGTGAGTCACATCGACGACGACGCCCTCGCCACCGAGCTGCGCCGCTTCGCGGGCGCGACCTTGGTGCAGACCGACCTCTCGCCCGAGATGGTCGAGCGCCTGCGGGCCGCCCTGCACGGCGCCCCGTGA
- a CDS encoding PD40 domain-containing protein, with protein sequence MATDRERQRPAVGELGAVRGTHPPAWSPDDRRIAFATPRAGSLDLHVAASPDAESTPLLDGPCDDLDPRWIAQSHTLLVRHQCPDAAPQDLVVDADTGAILSTLTGLAAWAELSPDGTRALWTEPVPGQRDGDIVVYDLATAQIVERVRGRNPRWRPALGAP encoded by the coding sequence TTGGCGACGGATCGTGAGCGCCAGCGGCCCGCCGTCGGGGAGCTCGGTGCGGTGCGCGGCACCCATCCGCCCGCCTGGTCGCCGGACGACCGCCGCATCGCATTCGCAACACCACGTGCCGGTTCACTCGACCTCCACGTCGCCGCGTCCCCCGACGCCGAGTCCACGCCACTGCTCGACGGACCGTGCGACGATCTGGATCCGCGCTGGATTGCGCAGAGCCACACGCTGCTCGTCCGGCACCAGTGTCCAGACGCCGCGCCGCAGGACCTCGTCGTCGACGCCGACACCGGCGCGATCCTCTCGACACTCACCGGCCTCGCGGCCTGGGCCGAACTCTCCCCCGACGGCACGCGAGCACTGTGGACCGAACCCGTGCCGGGCCAGCGCGACGGCGACATCGTGGTCTACGATCTCGCGACCGCGCAGATCGTCGAGCGCGTGCGCGGCCGCAACCCACGATGGCGCCCGGCGCTCGGCGCTCCCTGA
- a CDS encoding DUF5343 domain-containing protein has translation MDVTNAYMYSVKNLGQMFEGIQKAQVPPRFTHEFLKTLGFKSTNDRSFTNVLKGLGFLDASSVPTQAYRECRDKKAASAVLARQTRQAYKGLFLADENAQDLSAEEIKGKLRARTGKEQSVVAKMASTFKALVGTADFKKRAASEVPPAQDKVVESPALEELTPKPTSIAFAHTIYINLPASRDIAVYDAIFKSIREHLL, from the coding sequence ATGGATGTGACGAACGCGTATATGTACTCGGTGAAGAACCTCGGTCAGATGTTCGAGGGCATTCAGAAGGCCCAAGTTCCTCCGCGCTTCACTCACGAGTTCCTGAAGACACTCGGGTTCAAGAGCACAAACGATCGTTCCTTTACCAACGTTCTGAAGGGGCTCGGCTTTCTAGACGCAAGCTCGGTGCCTACGCAGGCGTATCGGGAGTGCCGCGATAAGAAAGCAGCCTCAGCGGTGCTCGCACGGCAAACTCGTCAAGCTTACAAAGGGCTATTCCTTGCCGACGAGAACGCTCAGGACCTCAGCGCCGAGGAGATCAAAGGAAAGCTCCGAGCGCGCACCGGCAAAGAGCAATCGGTCGTGGCAAAGATGGCTTCGACTTTTAAGGCGCTCGTTGGAACTGCAGATTTCAAGAAGCGGGCGGCTTCCGAGGTGCCGCCTGCCCAGGACAAAGTGGTCGAATCCCCTGCGTTGGAAGAGCTGACTCCCAAGCCCACTTCGATTGCCTTCGCGCATACGATCTACATCAATCTTCCGGCGAGCAGAGACATCGCCGTTTACGATGCCATCTTCAAGAGCATCCGGGAGCATCTCCTTTGA
- a CDS encoding integron integrase — protein sequence MIELRVTQLAEVVRAKRPLRLPIVLRRDDVARVLAQMSGTPGMVSLLLYGAGLRLLECLRLRVRDVDFAGHPVRVREGKGNRDRVAILPAVVRDALRVHLAEVKAQHERDLAEGGGFVELPTAIARKFPNAAREWGWQWVFPATRVYRDRESRELRRHHLHETVLQRAVKAAVAAAGLSARATCHTFRHSLATHLLEDGYDIRTVRELLGHRDVTTTMIDTHVLNRGPSGVRSPADRLEGMLGVAGSGRRGEGERGGASGAKRPVELSGLLDNADSRGAAEWGNRVLSQELRKRG from the coding sequence GTGATCGAGCTGCGGGTGACGCAGCTGGCGGAGGTGGTGCGGGCGAAGCGGCCGTTGCGGCTACCGATCGTGCTGCGTCGTGACGACGTGGCGCGCGTGCTGGCGCAGATGTCGGGCACGCCGGGGATGGTCTCGCTGCTGCTCTACGGTGCGGGGCTGCGACTGCTCGAGTGCCTGCGGCTGCGGGTGAGGGACGTCGACTTCGCGGGGCACCCGGTGCGCGTGCGCGAGGGGAAGGGGAACCGCGACCGCGTCGCGATCTTGCCTGCGGTGGTGCGCGACGCGTTGCGGGTGCACCTCGCCGAAGTGAAGGCGCAGCACGAGCGGGATCTGGCGGAAGGGGGCGGGTTCGTCGAGCTGCCGACCGCGATCGCTCGCAAGTTCCCGAACGCCGCCCGCGAGTGGGGGTGGCAGTGGGTGTTCCCCGCGACGCGGGTGTACCGCGACCGCGAGTCCCGGGAGCTGCGTCGGCATCATCTTCACGAGACGGTGTTGCAGCGGGCGGTCAAGGCTGCGGTGGCCGCAGCGGGGCTGTCGGCGCGCGCGACTTGCCATACGTTCCGGCACTCGCTTGCGACGCACCTGCTCGAGGATGGGTATGACATTCGGACGGTGCGGGAGTTGCTTGGGCATCGGGATGTCACGACCACGATGATCGACACGCACGTGCTGAACCGAGGGCCGAGCGGGGTGCGGAGTCCGGCCGATCGGCTCGAGGGGATGCTGGGCGTGGCGGGCTCGGGGCGTCGCGGGGAGGGGGAGCGGGGCGGTGCGAGCGGTGCGAAGCGGCCGGTAGAGCTGAGCGGCTTGCTCGATAACGCGGATTCGCGAGGCGCTGCGGAATGGGGGAATCGCGTGCTGTCGCAGGAACTTAGGAAGAGAGGGTGA
- a CDS encoding zinc ribbon domain-containing protein codes for MPAFVRSVFTVFAAMLLMVAGCKKSVEGETQRWEAGVKDVKALAAQYPGFKPALDARLAAAQSIHDAAESLGDEEKIQKLSEANARLRDDFVGKLGALADTMKKLREKRVQAAAGAGDESSRLAAKVAAEDAGKALDRADATLASGATDEAAAVAVLDKIAADLDAADKAIDKVLGADADKKADAKSQAEADAKSKADAEAKVAPWKCEYCGAENPHTEGSCTACGAPRGEKKAGDTKK; via the coding sequence ATGCCGGCTTTCGTTCGTTCTGTGTTCACGGTGTTCGCCGCGATGTTGCTGATGGTCGCGGGTTGCAAGAAGAGCGTGGAGGGCGAGACCCAGCGCTGGGAGGCCGGCGTCAAGGACGTGAAGGCCTTGGCCGCGCAGTACCCCGGCTTCAAGCCGGCGCTCGATGCTCGGCTCGCGGCGGCGCAGTCGATCCACGACGCCGCCGAGAGCCTCGGCGACGAGGAGAAGATCCAGAAGTTGTCGGAGGCGAACGCCCGGCTGCGCGACGACTTCGTCGGCAAGCTCGGTGCGCTGGCCGACACGATGAAGAAGCTGCGAGAGAAGCGGGTGCAGGCCGCCGCGGGCGCCGGCGACGAGTCGAGCCGTCTGGCCGCGAAGGTCGCAGCCGAGGACGCCGGCAAGGCGCTCGACCGTGCCGACGCGACGCTCGCCAGCGGTGCCACCGACGAGGCCGCCGCGGTCGCGGTGCTCGACAAGATCGCCGCGGATCTCGACGCCGCCGACAAGGCGATCGACAAGGTGCTCGGCGCCGACGCGGACAAGAAGGCCGACGCGAAGTCGCAAGCCGAAGCGGACGCGAAGTCGAAGGCGGATGCCGAAGCGAAGGTCGCACCGTGGAAGTGCGAGTACTGCGGGGCGGAGAATCCCCATACGGAGGGGAGCTGCACGGCCTGTGGGGCGCCGCGGGGGGAGAAGAAGGCGGGGGATACGAAGAAGTGA